In one window of Nocardia brasiliensis DNA:
- a CDS encoding PucR family transcriptional regulator: MAPCRTLPGEQLRGDVTKLTRSCLGLVAEMFDRRAVPGDERLGEVREAATQWAREGVPLSTILRGYHEGVRIAFGLVTAPAKADDVRELLVASDLMLELLEAVTAAVADAYIEEQHLVAKEHQTATQTLASALLSGRGSSALARQAGIPIADAYQVVALSLSEHADERDPRVDAHVAARRKLRRLQSALATAFASRALALLSTKGGTMLVPIGDDGETAMTTETLARLAEAAEVPLTATVVASDTDEIPESADQAHELLNLVRVGGKPPGLYQMADLAVEYQLTRGGPATRRIATVLAPLDAHPELFETMRAYLGNDMNRQLTARQLYVHPNTVDYRLRRIAQLTSIDLATSAGISQAAIALLARDLDRSVTRRL; encoded by the coding sequence ACGTCACCAAACTCACCCGCAGCTGCCTCGGCCTGGTCGCCGAGATGTTCGATCGCCGTGCCGTGCCCGGCGACGAACGCCTCGGCGAGGTCCGCGAGGCGGCCACCCAGTGGGCGCGCGAAGGCGTACCGCTCAGCACCATCCTGCGCGGCTACCACGAGGGCGTGCGCATCGCGTTCGGTCTGGTCACCGCGCCCGCCAAGGCCGACGACGTGCGCGAGTTACTCGTCGCCAGCGACCTCATGCTGGAACTGCTGGAGGCGGTTACGGCGGCGGTGGCCGACGCCTACATCGAGGAACAGCACCTCGTGGCCAAGGAGCACCAGACCGCAACGCAGACCCTGGCCTCGGCGCTGCTCAGCGGCCGTGGCAGCTCCGCGCTGGCCAGGCAGGCGGGCATTCCCATCGCCGACGCGTATCAGGTTGTCGCCCTGTCGCTTTCCGAACACGCCGACGAGCGCGACCCACGGGTGGACGCGCACGTCGCCGCCCGGCGCAAGCTACGCAGGTTGCAGTCGGCGCTGGCGACCGCATTCGCCTCGCGGGCACTGGCATTGCTCAGCACCAAGGGCGGTACCATGCTGGTCCCGATCGGTGACGACGGCGAAACCGCCATGACCACAGAGACATTGGCGCGCCTGGCCGAGGCCGCCGAGGTGCCGCTGACCGCGACGGTCGTCGCCAGCGATACCGACGAGATACCCGAATCCGCCGACCAGGCACACGAATTGCTCAATCTGGTCCGGGTCGGCGGCAAGCCCCCCGGCCTCTATCAGATGGCCGATCTCGCGGTGGAGTATCAGCTCACCCGCGGCGGTCCCGCCACCCGGCGCATCGCCACCGTGCTCGCCCCGCTCGACGCGCACCCCGAGTTGTTCGAGACCATGCGCGCCTACCTCGGTAACGATATGAACCGGCAGCTCACCGCGCGGCAACTGTACGTCCACCCGAACACCGTCGACTACCGGCTGCGCCGAATCGCCCAGCTCACCTCGATAGATCTGGCCACCTCCGCCGGGATCTCGCAGGCGGCCATCGCCCTGCTCGCGCGCGATCTGGACCGCAGCGTCACTCGCAGGCTGTGA
- a CDS encoding CBS domain-containing protein → MRIAEILRRKGCDVATVAPDTPVRSLLATLAEHNIGAVVVTPDGDGIVGIVSERDVVRTLHARGAELLDTPVAEIMTTDVRTCAPDDEINSLRNTMTEHRIRHLPVVGEGRLVGIVSIGDVVKSAISELATERQHLVEYLQGKY, encoded by the coding sequence ATGCGAATAGCCGAGATCCTGCGCAGAAAAGGTTGCGACGTCGCCACGGTCGCACCGGATACTCCGGTACGGAGCTTGTTGGCCACGCTGGCCGAGCACAACATCGGCGCGGTGGTGGTGACTCCGGACGGTGACGGCATCGTCGGCATCGTCTCCGAACGCGACGTGGTGCGCACGCTGCACGCGCGGGGCGCGGAGCTGCTCGACACCCCGGTCGCGGAGATCATGACCACCGACGTGCGCACCTGCGCGCCGGACGACGAGATCAACAGCCTGCGAAACACCATGACCGAGCACCGGATTCGGCACCTGCCGGTGGTCGGCGAGGGCAGGCTGGTCGGCATCGTCAGCATCGGCGACGTGGTCAAGAGCGCGATCTCGGAGCTGGCCACCGAACGCCAGCACCTCGTCGAGTACCTGCAGGGCAAGTACTGA
- a CDS encoding aminotransferase class V-fold PLP-dependent enzyme, producing the protein MRPPAERSSPAPDQAAVRKLFPALAESTEVYLDSAATTQKPRPVIDVITQYHSSRTANAGRGTYPWATSLTGRLARIRERAAAFIGAEHADEVVFTGGATAALNAVALSWGLAVLDDGDEILYSPDDHASNVHPWQHLRGLLARFGRRLELVPYRVTRTGQADTADILAKVGPRTRLITTSHLHHVYGGLTTLAQLRGLLDPEILLCFDCSQSGGHLPVDVTELGADFAIFAAHKMFGTPGTGVLYCRRRVHDRLVPFLPGGNSGVRVGADGLVPEAMPALLEGGTHNIPGILALGSALEVLESFDVAAIAAHNRLLTLRLIDGLRPIRGLEFRPGPAYAPGPVGYGILSFTLEGISAADLGFVLSELGFLVRTGLHCTVAPEEHAAGNDDSVRVSTHIYNTADEIDRFTKCVMTIAEEVT; encoded by the coding sequence GTGCGACCACCGGCTGAGCGGTCCTCCCCTGCGCCCGACCAGGCCGCGGTACGCAAGCTGTTCCCCGCACTGGCCGAATCCACCGAGGTGTACCTCGACAGCGCGGCGACCACGCAGAAGCCGCGACCGGTCATCGACGTGATCACGCAGTACCACAGCTCGCGCACCGCCAACGCCGGGCGCGGCACCTACCCGTGGGCCACCAGCCTGACCGGGCGGCTGGCCCGCATCCGGGAGCGCGCCGCCGCCTTCATCGGCGCCGAACACGCCGACGAGGTGGTGTTCACCGGCGGTGCGACGGCCGCGCTCAACGCCGTCGCCCTGTCCTGGGGCCTGGCGGTGCTCGACGACGGCGACGAAATCCTGTACAGCCCAGACGATCACGCGTCCAACGTGCACCCGTGGCAGCACCTGCGCGGGCTGCTCGCGCGATTCGGGCGCAGGCTCGAGCTGGTGCCGTACCGGGTGACCAGGACCGGGCAGGCCGACACCGCCGACATCCTGGCCAAGGTCGGCCCGCGCACCCGGCTGATCACCACCAGTCATCTGCATCACGTGTACGGCGGGCTCACCACCTTGGCGCAGCTGCGCGGCCTGCTCGATCCCGAGATCCTGCTGTGTTTCGACTGCAGCCAGAGCGGTGGGCACCTTCCGGTCGATGTGACCGAGCTCGGCGCGGATTTCGCGATCTTCGCCGCGCACAAGATGTTCGGCACTCCGGGCACCGGAGTCCTGTACTGCCGCAGGCGCGTCCACGATCGGCTGGTGCCGTTCCTGCCCGGTGGCAATTCCGGGGTGCGGGTGGGCGCGGACGGCCTGGTGCCCGAGGCGATGCCCGCGCTGCTCGAGGGCGGCACGCACAATATTCCCGGCATCCTCGCGCTCGGCAGCGCGCTGGAGGTGCTCGAGTCATTCGACGTCGCGGCCATCGCCGCGCACAATCGCCTGCTGACACTGCGCCTGATCGACGGGCTGCGACCCATCCGCGGGCTCGAGTTCCGACCGGGGCCCGCCTACGCGCCCGGCCCGGTCGGTTACGGCATCCTGTCGTTCACGCTGGAGGGGATCTCGGCGGCGGATCTCGGGTTCGTCCTGAGCGAATTGGGTTTCCTGGTCCGGACCGGCCTGCACTGCACCGTCGCGCCCGAGGAGCATGCCGCGGGCAACGACGACTCGGTCCGGGTCAGCACGCACATCTACAACACCGCCGACGAGATCGACCGGTTCACCAAGTGCGTCATGACGATTGCCGAGGAGGTCACATGA
- a CDS encoding pyridoxamine 5'-phosphate oxidase family protein, translating to MALTLKERQEFLAQPHIAALSVAAGADRGPLSVPVWYQYRPGGEPWVITGADSRKLKAIDAAGRFTLMVQHLAPSVRYVTVEGPVSSVTALTDEQHREMVERYLSGDAIDAYLKQAEEFGEQVVVHLRPEHWLSKDLGSI from the coding sequence ATGGCTTTGACCTTGAAAGAGCGTCAAGAGTTCCTCGCCCAGCCGCATATCGCCGCGTTGTCGGTGGCGGCGGGCGCCGATCGCGGCCCGCTCAGCGTGCCCGTCTGGTATCAGTACCGGCCCGGCGGCGAGCCGTGGGTGATCACCGGGGCGGATTCGCGCAAGCTGAAGGCCATCGACGCCGCAGGGCGGTTCACCCTGATGGTGCAGCACCTCGCGCCGAGCGTGCGGTACGTGACGGTGGAGGGCCCGGTCTCCTCGGTCACTGCGCTCACCGACGAACAGCATCGCGAGATGGTCGAGCGTTATCTCAGTGGCGACGCGATCGACGCGTATCTGAAGCAGGCCGAGGAGTTCGGTGAGCAGGTGGTGGTGCACCTGCGACCGGAGCACTGGCTGTCGAAGGATCTCGGCAGCATCTAG